In Candidatus Methylomirabilota bacterium, the DNA window TCCAGGCCCTGGCTGAAGAGGTCGACAGACCGTGTCGTGGTGACGTAGACGACAGCGCCCAGGATGACGAGCGGTACCATACCCACCGCGAGCATCTGGAGGGTGAGCTTGGATCGAAGGGATGCCGCGCCTTTGTGCCGGATCATCACGTGTCCTCCTCAGAACGCACGAGGATCTTTCGTGCCTGGCCTCGATCCATGTCCGCCGCCCACCGACGCCACGCTACTGCCCACCGACCTGAGCGCGTTCAGCAGCTTGCCGACGTCGAGCAGCGGCACCAGCCGGTTATCGCGCCGCAGGTAGCCGGCCGCCCACTCAGCGTGGCGGAGGCCCGCCGCAGGATCGGCTGGCAAGATCGCGCCCAGCGCCTCCAAGCTCACCACGCCGTCGATCACCAGCGCCGCCTCGAGACCGGCGGCCGCCACCACGATCGCTCGGTGCCGGCGCCCGGGGCGGCCGGCGGGAAGGCCGAGGGTCGAGCGCGCGTCCACGATCGCGACGACCTCGCCGCGGAGGTTGGCCACGCCCACCACGTACGGTGGCGCCAGCGGTACCGGGGTGAGGTCCTCGAAGAGCACGACCTCGCGGACGCTCTGGACGGGCAGGGCGAACAGCTCACCCCCGACCGTGACCACGCAGACGCGGGCGGCGGCCGCCGCGTCGCGCAAGCTGGTCGTCGGCAGGTCGAGGACGTCGTTTGTCGTCATCGCACGAATCGCCGCACGGCGCCGAGCAGTTGCTCGGCCGTGAACGGCTTGGGCAGGTACTCATCGGCGCCCTGCTTGAGACCCCAGGTCCGGTCGCTCTCCTGGTTCTTGGAGGATACGACGACCACGGGCGTCTGACGCGTCCGCAAGTCCCGCCGGAGCCCCCGGAGGACGTCGAAGCCATTGCGCTTCGGCATCACGATGTCGAGCAGCACCACATCCGGCTGCTCGGCCGCGATCTTGTCCTCCAATTGTTCGCCGTTGAGGTACGTCAGCACCTCATGTCCGGCCGATCGGAGAATGGTCTCCATCACTTGCAGCTCCGAATACGCGTCGTCCACGACCATCACCTTGCCCATCGCGGAAGCAGCCTCCTCTCTCGACCGGACGTGCCTGGATAAAACCCGTCTGGCAGGGCGCAACTCATCTGCCAAACCAGAATCAGGGTGAACTGCCCGTCAGACCAAACGTAAACTGCACTGTCTACCGAGTCGCGTCCGCGGTACGGCCTCACCGTCCGAGAGAAACGGGTGGTGATGGGACAAATTGGGAGACGATAACGGTGCCACGGTGTCATTCCGA includes these proteins:
- a CDS encoding chemotaxis protein CheW, with protein sequence MTTNDVLDLPTTSLRDAAAAARVCVVTVGGELFALPVQSVREVVLFEDLTPVPLAPPYVVGVANLRGEVVAIVDARSTLGLPAGRPGRRHRAIVVAAAGLEAALVIDGVVSLEALGAILPADPAAGLRHAEWAAGYLRRDNRLVPLLDVGKLLNALRSVGSSVASVGGGHGSRPGTKDPRAF
- a CDS encoding response regulator, whose translation is MGKVMVVDDAYSELQVMETILRSAGHEVLTYLNGEQLEDKIAAEQPDVVLLDIVMPKRNGFDVLRGLRRDLRTRQTPVVVVSSKNQESDRTWGLKQGADEYLPKPFTAEQLLGAVRRFVR